The following coding sequences are from one Eleginops maclovinus isolate JMC-PN-2008 ecotype Puerto Natales chromosome 13, JC_Emac_rtc_rv5, whole genome shotgun sequence window:
- the LOC134875167 gene encoding uncharacterized protein LOC134875167 isoform X4, which yields MLRSAAAMLFDTLHLKIYPLMIFCDALFLHTVLIQCSVNSTATAVIRFSVPEDHHICLQCGGSDSSDVVWTHQDPKVLVSRKGSYETNEDPHRYYLLFGGGLCLLQVDDSDGGNFSCNKQLVAELQVMSGKDFVVSAGRTLLLPCSDSKRKKLYQRRNGGRWETILTLFRDGTVRAERSRISLRNNALQIQDLQLEDAGEYVCNGKLQARLTVLTVPPEPTTIQPTTRTTAVVVVETEEVEIKTKEKKTPVNAERQEDSELQPWNTSNTQTEYEDFEIPSPLEEAVHYASLGRHNWRERPSNTPTDQNQDNVIYSAVVTRPAVKQKAPLLNPAL from the exons ATGCTGAGGTCTGCAGCAGCTATGCTGTTTGATACACTTCATCTGAAGATTTACCCTTTAATGATCTTCTGTGACGCTTTGTTCCTGCACACAGTTCTGATCCAATGCAGTGTAAACTCCACAGCGACAG CAGTGATTCGGTTTTCAGTCCCGGAGGATCACCACATCTGTTTGCAGTGCGGTGGTTCCGACAGCTCTGATGTAGTCTGGACTCATCAGGACCCTAAGGTTCTGGTGTCACGAAAGGGCAGCTACGAAACCAACGAGGACCCCCATCGTTACTACCTCCTGTTTGGCGGAGGCCTCTGCCTCCTGCAAGTCGACGACTCTGATGGGGGGAACTTCAGCTGTAACAAGCAGCTGgtggcagagctgcaggtgatgTCAG GCAAGGACTTCGTGGTTTCTGCAGGCCGGACGCTGCTGCTCCCTTGCAGCGACTCCAAGCGCAAGAAGTTGTACCAGCGGAGGAATGGGGGGAGGTGGGAGACCATCCTCACACTGTTCAGGGACGGTAcagtgagagcagagaggagccgGATCAGCCTAAGGAACAATGCCCTGCAGATCCAGGACCTGCAGCTGGAGGACGCCGGGGAGTACGTTTGTAATGGGAAGCTGCAGGCCAGACTCACCGTCCTGACAG TGCCACCTGAGCCGACCACCATCCAGCCAACCACCAGAACAACAGCTGTTGTCGTCGTGGAAACGG AGGAGGTTGAAATAAAGACGAAGGAGAAGAAGACCCCTGTGAACG cagagaggcaggaagaCTCGGAGCTGCAGCCGTGGAATACGTCCAACACACAAACTG AGTATGAGGACTTTGAGATTCCGTCTCCACTGGAGGAGGCGGTCCATTACGCCTCTCTGGGCCGACACAACTGGAGGGAGAGACCCAGCAATACTCcaacagaccagaaccaggacAATGTCATCTACTCTGCTGTCGTCACCAGACCAGCCGTTAAACAGAAAGCTCCTCTGCTGAACCCTGCACTCTAA
- the LOC134875167 gene encoding uncharacterized protein LOC134875167 isoform X3, with protein MLRSAAAMLFDTLHLKIYPLMIFCDALFLHTVLIQCSVNSTATAVIRFSVPEDHHICLQCGGSDSSDVVWTHQDPKVLVSRKGSYETNEDPHRYYLLFGGGLCLLQVDDSDGGNFSCNKQLVAELQVMSGKDFVVSAGRTLLLPCSDSKRKKLYQRRNGGRWETILTLFRDGTVRAERSRISLRNNALQIQDLQLEDAGEYVCNGKLQARLTVLTVPPEPTTIQPTTRTTAVVVVETEEVEIKTKEKKTPVNALLMVAVAGLGLMILLMAGVCVVLTSMHCRRRHRAERQEDSELQPWNTSNTQTEYEDFEIPSPLEEAVHYASLGRHNWRERPSNTPTDQNQDNVIYSAVVTRPAVKQKAPLLNPAL; from the exons ATGCTGAGGTCTGCAGCAGCTATGCTGTTTGATACACTTCATCTGAAGATTTACCCTTTAATGATCTTCTGTGACGCTTTGTTCCTGCACACAGTTCTGATCCAATGCAGTGTAAACTCCACAGCGACAG CAGTGATTCGGTTTTCAGTCCCGGAGGATCACCACATCTGTTTGCAGTGCGGTGGTTCCGACAGCTCTGATGTAGTCTGGACTCATCAGGACCCTAAGGTTCTGGTGTCACGAAAGGGCAGCTACGAAACCAACGAGGACCCCCATCGTTACTACCTCCTGTTTGGCGGAGGCCTCTGCCTCCTGCAAGTCGACGACTCTGATGGGGGGAACTTCAGCTGTAACAAGCAGCTGgtggcagagctgcaggtgatgTCAG GCAAGGACTTCGTGGTTTCTGCAGGCCGGACGCTGCTGCTCCCTTGCAGCGACTCCAAGCGCAAGAAGTTGTACCAGCGGAGGAATGGGGGGAGGTGGGAGACCATCCTCACACTGTTCAGGGACGGTAcagtgagagcagagaggagccgGATCAGCCTAAGGAACAATGCCCTGCAGATCCAGGACCTGCAGCTGGAGGACGCCGGGGAGTACGTTTGTAATGGGAAGCTGCAGGCCAGACTCACCGTCCTGACAG TGCCACCTGAGCCGACCACCATCCAGCCAACCACCAGAACAACAGCTGTTGTCGTCGTGGAAACGG AGGAGGTTGAAATAAAGACGAAGGAGAAGAAGACCCCTGTGAACG CCCTGCTGATGGTTGCTGTGGCGGGGCTGGGGTTAATGATCCTTCTCATGGCCGGCGTCTGTGTTGTACTGACCAGCATGCATTGcaggaggagacacagag cagagaggcaggaagaCTCGGAGCTGCAGCCGTGGAATACGTCCAACACACAAACTG AGTATGAGGACTTTGAGATTCCGTCTCCACTGGAGGAGGCGGTCCATTACGCCTCTCTGGGCCGACACAACTGGAGGGAGAGACCCAGCAATACTCcaacagaccagaaccaggacAATGTCATCTACTCTGCTGTCGTCACCAGACCAGCCGTTAAACAGAAAGCTCCTCTGCTGAACCCTGCACTCTAA
- the LOC134875167 gene encoding uncharacterized protein LOC134875167 isoform X1 yields MLRSAAAMLFDTLHLKIYPLMIFCDALFLHTVLIQCSVNSTATAVIRFSVPEDHHICLQCGGSDSSDVVWTHQDPKVLVSRKGSYETNEDPHRYYLLFGGGLCLLQVDDSDGGNFSCNKQLVAELQVMSGKDFVVSAGRTLLLPCSDSKRKKLYQRRNGGRWETILTLFRDGTVRAERSRISLRNNALQIQDLQLEDAGEYVCNGKLQARLTVLTVPPEPTTIQPTTRTTAVVVVETEEVEIKTKEKKTPVNALLMVAVAGLGLMILLMAGVCVVLTSMHCRRRHRGAAERQEDSELQPWNTSNTQTEYEDFEIPSPLEEAVHYASLGRHNWRERPSNTPTDQNQDNVIYSAVVTRPAVKQKAPLLNPAL; encoded by the exons ATGCTGAGGTCTGCAGCAGCTATGCTGTTTGATACACTTCATCTGAAGATTTACCCTTTAATGATCTTCTGTGACGCTTTGTTCCTGCACACAGTTCTGATCCAATGCAGTGTAAACTCCACAGCGACAG CAGTGATTCGGTTTTCAGTCCCGGAGGATCACCACATCTGTTTGCAGTGCGGTGGTTCCGACAGCTCTGATGTAGTCTGGACTCATCAGGACCCTAAGGTTCTGGTGTCACGAAAGGGCAGCTACGAAACCAACGAGGACCCCCATCGTTACTACCTCCTGTTTGGCGGAGGCCTCTGCCTCCTGCAAGTCGACGACTCTGATGGGGGGAACTTCAGCTGTAACAAGCAGCTGgtggcagagctgcaggtgatgTCAG GCAAGGACTTCGTGGTTTCTGCAGGCCGGACGCTGCTGCTCCCTTGCAGCGACTCCAAGCGCAAGAAGTTGTACCAGCGGAGGAATGGGGGGAGGTGGGAGACCATCCTCACACTGTTCAGGGACGGTAcagtgagagcagagaggagccgGATCAGCCTAAGGAACAATGCCCTGCAGATCCAGGACCTGCAGCTGGAGGACGCCGGGGAGTACGTTTGTAATGGGAAGCTGCAGGCCAGACTCACCGTCCTGACAG TGCCACCTGAGCCGACCACCATCCAGCCAACCACCAGAACAACAGCTGTTGTCGTCGTGGAAACGG AGGAGGTTGAAATAAAGACGAAGGAGAAGAAGACCCCTGTGAACG CCCTGCTGATGGTTGCTGTGGCGGGGCTGGGGTTAATGATCCTTCTCATGGCCGGCGTCTGTGTTGTACTGACCAGCATGCATTGcaggaggagacacagaggtgcaG cagagaggcaggaagaCTCGGAGCTGCAGCCGTGGAATACGTCCAACACACAAACTG AGTATGAGGACTTTGAGATTCCGTCTCCACTGGAGGAGGCGGTCCATTACGCCTCTCTGGGCCGACACAACTGGAGGGAGAGACCCAGCAATACTCcaacagaccagaaccaggacAATGTCATCTACTCTGCTGTCGTCACCAGACCAGCCGTTAAACAGAAAGCTCCTCTGCTGAACCCTGCACTCTAA
- the LOC134875167 gene encoding uncharacterized protein LOC134875167 isoform X2 produces the protein MLRSAAAMLFDTLHLKIYPLMIFCDALFLHTVLIQCSVNSTATVIRFSVPEDHHICLQCGGSDSSDVVWTHQDPKVLVSRKGSYETNEDPHRYYLLFGGGLCLLQVDDSDGGNFSCNKQLVAELQVMSGKDFVVSAGRTLLLPCSDSKRKKLYQRRNGGRWETILTLFRDGTVRAERSRISLRNNALQIQDLQLEDAGEYVCNGKLQARLTVLTVPPEPTTIQPTTRTTAVVVVETEEVEIKTKEKKTPVNALLMVAVAGLGLMILLMAGVCVVLTSMHCRRRHRGAAERQEDSELQPWNTSNTQTEYEDFEIPSPLEEAVHYASLGRHNWRERPSNTPTDQNQDNVIYSAVVTRPAVKQKAPLLNPAL, from the exons ATGCTGAGGTCTGCAGCAGCTATGCTGTTTGATACACTTCATCTGAAGATTTACCCTTTAATGATCTTCTGTGACGCTTTGTTCCTGCACACAGTTCTGATCCAATGCAGTGTAAACTCCACAGCGACAG TGATTCGGTTTTCAGTCCCGGAGGATCACCACATCTGTTTGCAGTGCGGTGGTTCCGACAGCTCTGATGTAGTCTGGACTCATCAGGACCCTAAGGTTCTGGTGTCACGAAAGGGCAGCTACGAAACCAACGAGGACCCCCATCGTTACTACCTCCTGTTTGGCGGAGGCCTCTGCCTCCTGCAAGTCGACGACTCTGATGGGGGGAACTTCAGCTGTAACAAGCAGCTGgtggcagagctgcaggtgatgTCAG GCAAGGACTTCGTGGTTTCTGCAGGCCGGACGCTGCTGCTCCCTTGCAGCGACTCCAAGCGCAAGAAGTTGTACCAGCGGAGGAATGGGGGGAGGTGGGAGACCATCCTCACACTGTTCAGGGACGGTAcagtgagagcagagaggagccgGATCAGCCTAAGGAACAATGCCCTGCAGATCCAGGACCTGCAGCTGGAGGACGCCGGGGAGTACGTTTGTAATGGGAAGCTGCAGGCCAGACTCACCGTCCTGACAG TGCCACCTGAGCCGACCACCATCCAGCCAACCACCAGAACAACAGCTGTTGTCGTCGTGGAAACGG AGGAGGTTGAAATAAAGACGAAGGAGAAGAAGACCCCTGTGAACG CCCTGCTGATGGTTGCTGTGGCGGGGCTGGGGTTAATGATCCTTCTCATGGCCGGCGTCTGTGTTGTACTGACCAGCATGCATTGcaggaggagacacagaggtgcaG cagagaggcaggaagaCTCGGAGCTGCAGCCGTGGAATACGTCCAACACACAAACTG AGTATGAGGACTTTGAGATTCCGTCTCCACTGGAGGAGGCGGTCCATTACGCCTCTCTGGGCCGACACAACTGGAGGGAGAGACCCAGCAATACTCcaacagaccagaaccaggacAATGTCATCTACTCTGCTGTCGTCACCAGACCAGCCGTTAAACAGAAAGCTCCTCTGCTGAACCCTGCACTCTAA